One part of the Gossypium raimondii isolate GPD5lz chromosome 1, ASM2569854v1, whole genome shotgun sequence genome encodes these proteins:
- the LOC128042298 gene encoding uncharacterized protein LOC128042298: MGYSSRDRDTRHSNPKPQATSVASVTSVRNTRLECKRYNISHYGECRIKNGACFRCGSFDHYLRDCLEKSEKEKVHTARLSNTAARGRPPRNPKNVNSSHGVTKDTTVRSEARALARVYAIRAREDASTPDVITSTFSIYDTGVTALIDPGSTHSYVCLNLMSNKNLPIESIGFVVKVLDPLSQYVVVDKICNNCPLMTQGYSFLADLMLLSFDEFDKYVRKGCNAYLSSLPATKVSELKLESVPVVCEYFDVFLEELPRLPPIRDVEFAIELVPRTSLISIAPYIMASVE; encoded by the exons ATGGGATATTCTAGTAGAGATAGAGATACCAGACACTCTAATCCTAAACctcaggctacatctgtagcgaGTGTGACTAGTGTTAGAAACACCAGACTCGAGTGCAAGCGCTATAACATATCACATTATGGTGAGTGTCGAATAAAGAACGGAgcatgtttcagatgtggttcCTTCGACCATTATCTTAGAGATTGCCTAGAGAAATCTGAGAAAGAGAAAGTTCATACTGCTAGATTGAGCAACACAGCTgcaagaggtagaccacctcgtaatcccAAAAATGTGAATAGTAGTCATGGCGTAACGAAAGACACTACTGTGAGATCCGAGGCACGAGCACTAGCTAGGGTTTATGCTATTCGCGCTCGCGAGGATGCTTCTACACCAGATGTTATTACCAGTACTTTCTCTATTTATGATACTGGTGtaactgctttgattgatccgggatCAACCCATTCGTATGTGTGCCTAAATTTAATGTCTAATAAGAATTTACCTATTGAGTCCATTGGATTCGTGGTTAAAGTGTTGGACCCCCTAAGCCAGTATGTGGTAGTTGATAAAATCTGCAATAATTGTCCATTGATGACTCAGGGTTACAGTTTTTtggctgatttgatgctattatCATTTGATGAATTcgat AAATATGTAAGAAAAGGTTGTAATGCTTACCTTTCTTCTTTACCGGCTACTAAAGTGTCTGaattgaagcttgaatcagtACCAGTGGTTTGTGAGTATTTCGATGTGTTTTTAGAGGAGTTACCTAGATTACCACCGATTAGAGATGTCGAGTTTGCTATAGAACTTGTACCGAGAACATCACTGATATCGATAGCACCTTACATAATGGCTTCTGTTGAGTGA